The following proteins are encoded in a genomic region of Galbibacter sp. BG1:
- the alr gene encoding alanine racemase has protein sequence MTKVQETTLEVNLSALAHNLNFLRSKINATTKLLAVVKAYAYGSDAQQVALRLQELNVDYFAVAYTDEGIALRKVGVTKPILVLHPLPIHFNEIISYCLEPSLYSFAVLKAFLKASENEKDYPVHLKFNTGLNRLGFNSEDVVEIQTTIKNKANVKIASLFSHLGASEDLLEKDFTLQQIEDFKQLSTQLVSGLDYKPMFHILNTSGILNYAEIGQFDMVRSGIGLYGFGNDPKFSKNLKPVVALKSIISQIHDIKPNESIGYNKGHIAKTAMRTATIPLGHADGITRIYGKGKGFLTVNGKKCAIVGNVCMDMLMIDITGVDCKEGDEVLVFGENPTASEFAATAGTISYELITAISQRIRRKVVS, from the coding sequence ATGACGAAAGTTCAGGAGACCACGCTAGAGGTTAATCTATCGGCTCTAGCACATAATCTTAATTTTTTACGTTCAAAAATTAATGCTACCACTAAACTATTGGCGGTAGTAAAAGCATATGCTTATGGCAGTGATGCGCAACAAGTTGCGCTGCGCTTACAGGAACTCAATGTAGATTATTTTGCTGTAGCCTATACCGATGAAGGGATTGCTTTGCGAAAAGTAGGGGTTACCAAGCCTATTTTGGTTTTGCACCCCTTGCCTATTCATTTTAACGAAATAATTTCTTATTGCCTAGAACCCAGCTTATACAGCTTTGCTGTTTTAAAGGCTTTTTTAAAGGCTTCTGAAAATGAAAAAGATTATCCCGTACACCTAAAATTCAATACAGGTTTAAATCGTTTGGGATTCAATTCGGAAGATGTTGTAGAAATTCAAACTACTATTAAAAACAAGGCCAATGTAAAAATTGCTTCGTTATTTTCCCATTTGGGAGCTTCTGAAGATTTATTGGAAAAAGACTTTACCCTTCAACAAATTGAAGACTTTAAGCAGTTGAGCACGCAACTTGTTTCTGGGTTGGACTACAAGCCTATGTTTCATATTTTAAACACCTCTGGAATTTTAAACTATGCAGAAATTGGGCAGTTCGACATGGTACGAAGTGGAATTGGGCTGTATGGCTTTGGAAACGATCCTAAATTCAGTAAAAATTTAAAACCTGTGGTGGCCTTAAAAAGTATTATTTCTCAAATACATGACATTAAACCCAATGAGAGCATCGGTTATAACAAAGGGCATATTGCAAAAACGGCGATGAGAACGGCTACCATCCCACTCGGTCACGCCGATGGCATTACCCGAATTTACGGAAAAGGAAAAGGGTTTTTAACCGTAAATGGAAAAAAATGTGCTATCGTAGGCAACGTTTGTATGGACATGCTTATGATAGATATTACTGGTGTTGACTGCAAGGAAGGCGACGAGGTACTGGTTTTTGGAGAAAACCCAACCGCCAGCGAATTTGCCGCTACCGCAGGGACTATTTCTTACGAATTAATTACTGCCATCTCCCAACGTATACGGCGCAAAGTGGTGAGTTAG
- a CDS encoding thymidine kinase — MFLENTVNHKEQFGWIEVICGSMFSGKTEELIRRLKRAQFAKQRVEIFKPAVDVRYDDEMVVSHDSNEIRSTPVPAAANIRLLADGCDVVGIDEAQFFDDEIVSVCNDLANKGIRVVVAGLDMDFKGNPFGPMPALMATAEYVTKVHAICTRTGNLANYSFRKSTNDKLVLLGETEEYEPLSRAAFFKAMLREKVNKMEVKDPQNISPKMTVKKTEHDESSGDHARG, encoded by the coding sequence ATGTTTCTCGAAAATACAGTAAATCATAAAGAGCAATTCGGTTGGATAGAAGTTATCTGCGGATCTATGTTTTCCGGCAAAACGGAAGAACTGATACGCAGGCTTAAACGTGCCCAATTTGCAAAACAACGGGTGGAAATTTTTAAACCGGCGGTAGACGTTCGATATGATGATGAAATGGTGGTTTCGCATGATAGCAATGAAATTCGCTCCACTCCTGTGCCCGCCGCGGCCAACATAAGGCTTTTAGCCGATGGTTGCGATGTGGTAGGGATCGATGAAGCCCAATTTTTTGATGACGAGATTGTTTCGGTTTGTAACGACCTCGCCAATAAAGGCATCCGTGTAGTGGTAGCTGGATTGGATATGGATTTTAAAGGAAATCCATTCGGGCCCATGCCGGCACTCATGGCCACAGCAGAATATGTTACCAAAGTGCATGCCATATGTACCCGTACCGGGAACCTCGCCAACTACAGCTTTAGAAAATCTACCAACGATAAACTAGTTTTATTGGGCGAAACGGAAGAATACGAACCCCTGAGTAGGGCTGCTTTTTTTAAAGCCATGTTGCGCGAAAAGGTAAACAAAATGGAAGTAAAGGATCCCCAAAATATTTCTCCTAAAATGACTGTTAAAAAAACCGAGCATGACGAAAGTTCAGGAGACCACGCTAGAGGTTAA
- a CDS encoding DoxX family protein, which translates to MKIKRIFYWITTGLLCAFLAFAIFNYLTNFEGVQTMLAENFTYPPYLVYILIIGKALAIIALLAPIRGVAKEWAYAGLFFNFLLAFIAHYMAGDGEGGGAVIALVLLMASYFLGKQVRPWIIRK; encoded by the coding sequence ATGAAGATCAAAAGAATTTTTTATTGGATTACTACCGGACTTTTATGTGCATTTCTTGCATTTGCCATTTTTAATTACCTCACCAATTTTGAAGGGGTTCAAACAATGTTGGCCGAAAACTTTACTTATCCGCCATATTTGGTTTATATTTTAATCATCGGGAAGGCTTTAGCAATTATCGCTCTATTGGCTCCTATAAGAGGGGTGGCGAAAGAGTGGGCTTATGCCGGACTGTTCTTCAATTTTTTATTGGCCTTTATAGCTCATTATATGGCTGGAGATGGCGAAGGCGGGGGAGCAGTTATAGCATTAGTACTTTTAATGGCCTCTTATTTTCTAGGAAAACAGGTAAGACCATGGATTATAAGGAAGTAG
- a CDS encoding M24 family metallopeptidase: MKIKYLFLFIAIITYNFLFSQSILNERERATVVDSILKERFKTVLPNLMDRTGIDMWILISREYNEDPVLKTMLPATWLNARRRTILVFYRNKQKDTIYKMAVARYNFGENIVSAWNKEEQPDQWKRLVEIIEKFQPEKIGLNYSTHFNIADGLVKTDYEEFMEVLPKKYKSRIVSAENLAVGWIEMRTPLEMKYYRQLVAITQDIIAEAFSEKVITPSKTTASDVEWWMRQKVTELGLETWFHPTVDVQRTSEDLSGHLYAFSDRPADEIIQPGDLVHCDFGITYLRLNTDCQQLAYVLKPNETKAPKYLVDALKKGNKLQDILTHNFKTGRTGNEILKMSLQQAKSEGLRPSIYTHPLGSYGHSAGPTIGMWDAQEGVECDGDYPLYTNTVYAIELNTKVYIEEWKRDIRVMLEEAGFYGENGFEYVNKRQTELLLIPSN, translated from the coding sequence ATGAAGATAAAATACCTATTCTTGTTCATCGCAATCATTACTTATAATTTCCTTTTCTCACAATCCATTTTAAACGAAAGAGAGCGCGCCACCGTGGTTGATAGCATCTTAAAAGAAAGATTTAAAACTGTGCTCCCAAATTTAATGGACCGCACGGGTATCGATATGTGGATTCTTATTTCTAGGGAATACAACGAAGACCCCGTTTTAAAGACCATGCTTCCGGCAACTTGGCTTAATGCAAGAAGGCGCACCATCCTTGTTTTTTACCGTAACAAACAAAAAGACACTATTTACAAAATGGCGGTGGCACGATATAATTTCGGTGAAAACATTGTTTCTGCTTGGAATAAAGAAGAGCAACCAGATCAGTGGAAACGCTTGGTTGAAATAATAGAAAAGTTTCAGCCAGAGAAAATCGGACTCAATTATTCTACTCATTTTAATATAGCCGACGGTTTGGTAAAAACCGATTATGAAGAATTTATGGAAGTTTTACCCAAAAAATACAAGTCTCGTATTGTTTCTGCGGAAAATTTGGCAGTGGGGTGGATTGAAATGCGAACTCCACTTGAAATGAAATATTACCGACAATTGGTAGCGATTACTCAGGATATTATTGCAGAAGCTTTTTCTGAAAAAGTGATTACCCCTAGTAAAACTACAGCCTCTGATGTAGAATGGTGGATGCGGCAAAAAGTTACCGAACTCGGATTGGAAACTTGGTTTCACCCCACTGTCGACGTACAGCGAACTTCTGAAGATTTATCGGGTCACTTATACGCGTTTTCAGACAGACCTGCCGATGAAATAATACAACCAGGGGATTTGGTACACTGCGATTTTGGAATTACTTATCTGCGTCTTAACACCGATTGCCAACAATTGGCATATGTTTTAAAACCAAATGAGACCAAAGCACCAAAATATCTAGTTGATGCTTTGAAAAAAGGCAATAAGCTACAGGATATTCTTACCCATAACTTTAAAACAGGCCGAACTGGAAACGAAATTTTAAAAATGTCGTTGCAGCAAGCAAAAAGTGAAGGGTTGCGCCCCTCCATATACACGCATCCATTGGGAAGTTATGGTCATTCTGCCGGCCCCACTATTGGAATGTGGGATGCACAAGAAGGTGTGGAATGCGATGGAGATTATCCCCTTTATACAAATACGGTATATGCCATTGAACTAAACACCAAAGTCTATATTGAAGAATGGAAAAGGGACATTAGAGTAATGCTTGAGGAAGCCGGTTTTTATGGCGAAAACGGATTTGAATATGTAAACAAAAGGCAAACGGAGTTGTTGTTGATTCCTAGTAATTGA
- the rsmI gene encoding 16S rRNA (cytidine(1402)-2'-O)-methyltransferase, translating into MSKLYIIPTPIGNLEDITLRAIRVLKEVDLILAEDTRTSGKLLKHLEVQTPMQSHHMHNEHKTVDAICDRILSGTRVALISDAGTPAISDPGFLLTRACIEKGIEVDCLPGATAFVPALVNSGLPNDKFVFEGFLPVKKGRQTRFKFLAEESRTMIFYESPHKILKTLGDFATYFGEDRNVSVSREITKLHEETVRGTVSEVIAHFENKPPKGEIVVVVEGKK; encoded by the coding sequence ATGTCTAAACTATACATTATACCCACGCCCATAGGCAATTTGGAAGATATTACCCTTCGGGCTATTAGAGTTTTAAAGGAAGTAGATCTTATTCTTGCTGAAGATACCCGTACCAGTGGAAAACTATTAAAGCATTTGGAGGTACAAACCCCGATGCAAAGTCACCATATGCATAACGAACATAAGACAGTGGATGCCATATGCGATAGAATTTTGTCGGGTACTAGAGTGGCACTTATAAGTGATGCCGGGACACCAGCAATTTCCGATCCCGGATTTTTGCTTACGCGTGCTTGTATTGAAAAGGGAATCGAGGTAGATTGTCTTCCTGGCGCAACTGCATTCGTCCCGGCTTTGGTGAATAGCGGACTCCCAAACGATAAATTTGTGTTTGAAGGGTTTTTACCTGTTAAGAAAGGGAGACAAACACGATTTAAATTTTTGGCGGAAGAATCCCGTACGATGATTTTTTATGAATCTCCTCATAAAATCTTGAAAACCCTTGGCGATTTTGCTACTTATTTTGGGGAAGACAGGAACGTTTCCGTTTCGCGGGAAATTACCAAATTGCACGAAGAAACAGTTCGTGGAACGGTTTCAGAAGTAATAGCTCATTTTGAAAATAAACCGCCCAAAGGAGAAATCGTGGTGGTGGTGGAAGGTAAAAAATGA
- a CDS encoding uracil-DNA glycosylase family protein: MKKLLKEISNCEICKDFLPLGPNPILRATVSSKILIVSQAPGQKAHLSSKDFDDPSGKRLREWLGVSEETFYNSNNIAILPMGFCYPGKGKTGDLPPRPECRPQWHHQVLHKLQSVELTILVGQYAQKTYLKQNFRKNLTETVKNYHRFLPTIFPIPHPSPTNRFWLAKNKWFESEVISVLQQRVQEVLK; the protein is encoded by the coding sequence ATGAAAAAACTCCTTAAAGAAATAAGTAATTGCGAAATCTGTAAGGACTTTCTGCCTTTAGGGCCCAACCCCATTCTACGAGCAACCGTAAGCTCTAAAATTTTAATTGTAAGTCAGGCGCCCGGTCAAAAGGCCCATCTTAGCAGTAAGGATTTTGATGACCCCAGTGGAAAAAGGCTCCGGGAATGGTTGGGAGTTTCCGAAGAAACTTTTTATAACTCTAATAATATCGCTATCCTGCCTATGGGATTTTGCTATCCCGGAAAAGGCAAAACAGGAGATCTGCCGCCGCGACCAGAATGTAGGCCGCAATGGCACCACCAGGTTTTACACAAATTACAATCAGTAGAGCTTACCATTTTGGTTGGGCAATATGCACAGAAAACCTATTTGAAGCAGAATTTTCGCAAAAACCTTACAGAAACCGTAAAAAATTACCACCGGTTTTTGCCCACTATTTTCCCGATTCCGCATCCATCACCAACTAATCGCTTTTGGCTTGCTAAAAACAAATGGTTTGAAAGCGAAGTAATTTCCGTACTTCAACAGAGGGTTCAAGAGGTTTTGAAGTAA
- a CDS encoding OsmC family protein, whose translation MGTTNTVITTWKQNMQFHSTNPAGDLLIDASPDDGGNGDGLRPKALMLSALAGCSGLDVAQMIKKMKLEVKDVRIDIHAELTDEHPKYYHKVKVEYHFYGSDLAEKKLQRAVDLSIDKYCGVMEMFRKFAEMEIETIFHNS comes from the coding sequence ATGGGGACTACCAATACAGTTATTACCACCTGGAAGCAAAACATGCAATTTCATTCCACCAATCCTGCTGGAGATCTGTTAATCGATGCGAGTCCGGATGACGGCGGAAATGGTGATGGTTTAAGGCCAAAAGCTTTAATGCTTTCTGCCTTGGCGGGATGTTCTGGGTTGGATGTAGCGCAAATGATTAAGAAAATGAAATTGGAGGTAAAAGATGTTAGGATAGATATTCATGCAGAACTAACGGATGAGCACCCGAAGTATTATCATAAAGTTAAGGTGGAATATCATTTTTATGGTAGCGATTTGGCAGAAAAGAAATTGCAACGCGCTGTAGATCTTTCCATAGATAAATATTGTGGTGTTATGGAAATGTTCCGCAAGTTTGCAGAAATGGAAATTGAAACCATTTTTCACAATTCCTAA
- the recJ gene encoding single-stranded-DNA-specific exonuclease RecJ, producing MTRWTVKAVPEKQEIEGLSQTLGVDHTIATLLLQRGISTYGEAKKFFRPSLDDIHDPFLMKDMDKAVARIEKAIAEGENILVYGDYDVDGTTAVSLMYSYILESYPNVATYIPDRYNEGYGVSYQGIDFADDNGFTLIIALDCGIKAVEKVAYAKEKGIDFIICDHHRPGDVIPNAIAVLDPKQEDCDYPYDELCGCGVGFKLIQALGSRRGETILDLVPYLDLVATAIGADIVPITGENRVLAYFGLRVINQNPRPGIKAITKQLKKELSITDVVFVVAPRINAAGRMKHGLHAVQLLTEKDFHTAILFAEEIEDFNVNRKTLDQQITQEALLQIEENREETNFTSVVYNEAWHKGVIGIVASRLTETYYRPTLVFTKSGEKLAASARSVKGFDVYNAIEACEDCLEQFGGHKYAAGLTLKPEQYASFKAKFEKTVAETIDKKLLTPEIAVDLEIDLRDISPKFYRILKQFAPFGPGNLSPVFLTQGLKDNGYAKCVGQDDKHLKVAVSQNGSLVFGGIGFNLGEKLSVIKSQPSFSAVFNLDENEWNGNVTLQLRLKDIK from the coding sequence ATGACCCGTTGGACCGTAAAAGCAGTACCCGAAAAGCAAGAAATAGAAGGGCTATCCCAAACTTTGGGAGTAGACCACACTATTGCCACATTACTTTTACAACGCGGAATTTCTACCTATGGAGAAGCAAAAAAATTCTTCCGTCCATCTTTAGACGATATTCACGACCCTTTTCTTATGAAAGATATGGATAAGGCGGTGGCGAGAATTGAAAAAGCTATTGCTGAAGGTGAAAATATACTGGTATACGGCGATTACGATGTAGATGGTACCACAGCGGTTTCTTTGATGTATTCTTATATATTGGAAAGCTATCCTAATGTGGCAACATATATTCCAGATCGATACAACGAAGGGTACGGAGTATCTTACCAAGGCATCGATTTTGCAGACGATAATGGTTTTACCCTCATAATTGCGCTCGATTGTGGTATAAAAGCGGTGGAAAAGGTTGCATATGCCAAGGAAAAGGGAATCGATTTTATTATTTGCGATCACCACAGGCCCGGGGATGTAATTCCTAACGCCATAGCAGTGCTCGATCCTAAACAAGAAGACTGTGATTATCCATACGACGAACTTTGCGGATGCGGTGTTGGTTTTAAGTTAATACAGGCTTTGGGGTCTCGAAGAGGGGAAACTATTTTAGATCTGGTGCCCTATCTAGATTTGGTGGCCACGGCTATTGGGGCAGATATCGTTCCCATTACCGGCGAAAACCGTGTTTTGGCATATTTTGGTTTAAGAGTAATCAACCAAAATCCACGGCCAGGAATAAAAGCTATTACAAAGCAATTAAAAAAAGAGCTTTCCATTACCGATGTGGTTTTTGTGGTGGCCCCACGAATAAATGCGGCTGGAAGAATGAAACACGGTTTGCATGCCGTACAGTTGCTTACGGAAAAAGATTTCCATACGGCCATTCTTTTTGCTGAAGAAATTGAAGACTTCAATGTGAATAGAAAGACCTTAGATCAACAAATTACTCAGGAGGCCTTGCTTCAAATTGAAGAAAATAGGGAAGAAACTAATTTTACATCGGTTGTTTACAATGAGGCATGGCATAAAGGAGTCATTGGTATTGTGGCCTCTCGTTTAACCGAGACCTATTACCGCCCCACCTTGGTTTTCACCAAAAGTGGTGAAAAATTGGCAGCTTCTGCAAGGTCGGTAAAGGGTTTTGATGTTTACAATGCCATTGAAGCCTGCGAAGACTGTTTAGAACAGTTTGGCGGACATAAATATGCTGCAGGGCTTACCTTAAAGCCCGAACAATACGCTTCCTTTAAAGCTAAATTCGAAAAAACGGTCGCAGAAACCATCGATAAAAAATTATTGACTCCAGAAATTGCTGTCGATTTGGAAATTGATCTGAGAGATATTTCTCCAAAATTCTACCGCATTCTCAAGCAGTTTGCCCCGTTTGGCCCTGGTAACCTCTCTCCAGTTTTTTTAACACAAGGATTAAAAGATAATGGCTATGCGAAATGTGTGGGGCAGGACGACAAACATTTAAAAGTTGCTGTGTCTCAAAATGGCAGTTTGGTGTTTGGTGGCATTGGCTTTAATTTGGGAGAAAAACTTTCTGTTATTAAAAGCCAACCTTCATTCTCGGCAGTCTTCAACCTCGATGAAAATGAATGGAACGGTAATGTAACCCTTCAATTAAGGTTAAAAGATATTAAATAG
- the msrB gene encoding peptide-methionine (R)-S-oxide reductase MsrB codes for MLTWKDIISFSVKGNPSPDRRVEKTEAEWKELLTPEQYRITRLKGTEMAHSGDLCSIYDAGQYNCVCCNTPLFDSTIKYNSSSGWPSFTQPIKENAIKYEKDSSFGMVRVEVMCNTCDAHLGHVFPDGPEPSGLRYCVNSESIKLERKENDN; via the coding sequence ATGCTAACATGGAAAGATATTATAAGTTTTTCGGTAAAAGGAAATCCATCCCCCGATAGAAGGGTGGAGAAAACCGAAGCCGAATGGAAAGAGCTCCTCACTCCCGAGCAATATAGAATTACCCGTTTGAAAGGTACAGAAATGGCACATTCGGGCGACCTTTGCTCCATTTACGATGCGGGGCAGTACAATTGTGTTTGTTGCAACACACCGTTGTTCGATTCTACCATAAAGTATAATTCGAGTTCGGGTTGGCCAAGCTTTACCCAACCCATAAAAGAGAACGCTATTAAGTATGAAAAAGATAGTTCTTTTGGGATGGTGCGTGTAGAGGTAATGTGCAACACTTGCGATGCACATTTGGGGCATGTATTTCCCGATGGGCCAGAACCAAGCGGACTGAGATATTGTGTGAATTCTGAATCTATAAAATTGGAAAGAAAAGAAAATGACAACTAA
- the msrA gene encoding peptide-methionine (S)-S-oxide reductase MsrA, producing MTTNKHELATFGGGCFWCTEAVFQEIAGVEKVVSGYTGGNVPGRPTYREICSGLTGHAEVVQVTFNSQIVTYEDLLVIFMTSHDPTTLNRQGADVGTQYRSVIYYHNETQKEVAEEVVKQMGSYFSDPIVTEISPLGTFYDAEEYHQDYYKNNKQQGYCTVVIEPKLTKLRKMYADKLKKSVSE from the coding sequence ATGACAACTAATAAACATGAATTGGCAACTTTTGGTGGTGGCTGTTTCTGGTGTACCGAAGCAGTTTTTCAAGAAATTGCTGGGGTAGAAAAAGTGGTGTCTGGTTATACCGGAGGTAATGTTCCTGGTAGGCCAACATACAGAGAAATATGTTCAGGTCTTACGGGACATGCAGAAGTGGTTCAAGTTACATTTAATTCGCAAATTGTTACTTATGAAGATTTGTTGGTAATTTTTATGACAAGTCATGATCCAACAACACTAAACCGTCAAGGTGCCGATGTTGGGACACAGTATCGATCGGTTATTTACTACCACAATGAAACGCAGAAAGAAGTTGCGGAAGAAGTAGTGAAGCAAATGGGATCCTATTTTAGCGATCCAATAGTAACTGAAATTAGTCCGTTGGGCACCTTTTACGATGCTGAAGAGTATCATCAAGATTACTATAAAAACAACAAACAACAAGGGTATTGTACTGTGGTTATCGAACCAAAACTGACCAAACTCCGTAAAATGTATGCCGATAAATTGAAAAAATCGGTATCTGAATAA
- a CDS encoding protein adenylyltransferase SelO, whose protein sequence is MENSRRQVKDAFYSFVTPKKTSDPKLLHVSDEMLREIGFPKGAENTKEFLNVFSGNEVLSNSNPYAMCYGGHQFGNWAGQLGDGRAINLGEVVHENKRWTLQLKGAGETPYSRSADGLAVLRSSIREYLCSEAMYHLGIPTTRALSLALTGDEVLRDVMYNGNPAYEKGAVVCRVAPSFIRFGNFEIFAARGDHDNLKKLADYTIKYFYKHLGVPSKETYIKFFQEVATKTLETIIHWQRVGFVHGVLNTDNMSILGLTIDYGPYGWLEGFDFSWTPNTTDASNRRYRFGNQPNVGLWNLYQLANALYPLTNEAEPLERILENYKTEFEKQSLNMMRGKLGLAEKIEGDEALILKLEENLELSETDMTIFFRNLSKFTMENPEKGLSLVNQAFYEPETITGKIEEKWSSWIYDYAERLRAEELTNSERSKRMNTVNPKYVLRNYMAQMVIDEADKGNYSLINELYMLLKQPYDEQPNFEKWYAKRPEWARHKVGCSMLSCSS, encoded by the coding sequence ATGGAGAACTCTAGAAGGCAGGTAAAAGATGCATTTTATTCGTTTGTAACTCCAAAGAAAACTTCGGATCCTAAATTATTGCACGTTTCCGATGAAATGCTAAGGGAAATTGGATTTCCAAAAGGAGCCGAAAATACAAAGGAGTTTTTAAATGTTTTCTCTGGTAACGAAGTTTTAAGCAATTCCAATCCCTATGCCATGTGTTATGGCGGTCATCAGTTTGGTAATTGGGCTGGACAACTGGGGGATGGTAGAGCCATCAACCTAGGGGAAGTGGTTCACGAAAACAAACGCTGGACTCTACAATTAAAAGGAGCTGGGGAAACACCTTATTCAAGATCTGCAGATGGATTGGCAGTTTTGCGCTCTTCCATAAGGGAATATTTGTGTAGTGAAGCCATGTACCATTTGGGAATTCCCACTACACGTGCCTTATCATTAGCGTTAACTGGCGATGAGGTATTGAGGGATGTTATGTATAATGGTAATCCAGCCTATGAAAAAGGAGCTGTGGTTTGCCGAGTGGCGCCTTCGTTTATACGTTTTGGTAATTTTGAAATTTTTGCTGCCCGAGGAGATCATGATAATCTTAAAAAATTGGCAGACTATACCATTAAGTATTTTTATAAGCACTTGGGTGTACCTTCCAAAGAAACCTATATTAAATTCTTCCAGGAAGTCGCTACTAAAACTTTAGAAACCATAATTCATTGGCAAAGGGTTGGGTTCGTGCATGGAGTTTTAAACACAGATAACATGTCCATTCTTGGTTTAACCATAGATTATGGGCCTTATGGATGGTTAGAGGGGTTCGATTTTAGTTGGACGCCCAATACTACGGATGCCAGTAATAGAAGATATCGATTTGGTAACCAACCAAATGTTGGCTTATGGAATTTATACCAATTGGCCAATGCATTGTATCCTTTGACAAATGAAGCCGAACCTTTAGAGCGTATTTTAGAAAATTATAAAACTGAATTTGAAAAGCAATCCCTAAACATGATGCGGGGCAAATTAGGTTTAGCTGAAAAAATCGAGGGAGACGAAGCCTTAATTTTAAAATTAGAGGAAAATTTAGAGCTTTCTGAAACCGATATGACGATATTTTTTAGAAATTTAAGTAAATTTACTATGGAAAATCCGGAAAAAGGACTTTCTTTAGTGAATCAAGCGTTTTATGAACCCGAAACGATTACAGGTAAAATTGAAGAAAAATGGTCGTCTTGGATTTATGATTATGCAGAAAGATTGAGAGCTGAAGAACTAACCAATAGCGAACGATCTAAAAGAATGAATACAGTAAACCCCAAATATGTATTAAGAAATTATATGGCTCAAATGGTTATTGATGAAGCCGATAAAGGCAATTATTCGTTGATAAATGAGTTATATATGTTATTAAAACAACCGTATGATGAACAACCGAATTTTGAAAAATGGTATGCCAAACGCCCAGAATGGGCACGCCATAAAGTGGGTTGTTCTATGCTGTCGTGTAGTTCTTAA
- a CDS encoding DM13 domain-containing protein translates to MKATVLTIILIVLTSVYATAQEGSEWVEKVYSIKGNWSIVENDGKFMFRLGSNFNTLPGPELKLYLSPKGIHEINERDAVHQQGGLLIAELQSNKGRQEYPFPEGTNLADFKSLVIHCEKFSVVWGGIDLSKE, encoded by the coding sequence ATGAAAGCAACGGTATTGACAATTATTTTGATAGTCTTAACCAGTGTATATGCAACGGCGCAGGAAGGCAGTGAATGGGTAGAAAAAGTGTATTCCATTAAAGGGAATTGGTCTATTGTGGAGAACGATGGTAAATTCATGTTTAGGCTTGGAAGTAATTTTAACACACTGCCAGGTCCAGAATTAAAATTATACCTTTCTCCAAAGGGCATACACGAAATAAACGAAAGGGATGCTGTGCACCAGCAGGGCGGACTCTTAATTGCAGAATTGCAATCGAACAAAGGAAGACAGGAATACCCTTTTCCTGAAGGCACTAATCTAGCCGACTTCAAATCCTTGGTCATTCACTGCGAGAAATTCTCCGTAGTTTGGGGGGGTATCGATTTAAGCAAAGAATGA
- a CDS encoding peptide methionine sulfoxide reductase, which yields MISEKIKNIPLGYSEVVYQNKKYGISRSDFNSGKSIKIFAKELGGNDFISLNFYETNNGEILKPCEMPEEKVIHFLNNFKNISR from the coding sequence ATGATTTCAGAAAAAATTAAAAACATACCCTTAGGATACTCAGAAGTAGTATATCAAAATAAAAAATACGGCATCTCCAGATCTGACTTTAATTCCGGGAAAAGCATTAAAATATTTGCCAAAGAGTTGGGAGGTAACGACTTTATTAGTTTAAACTTCTACGAAACCAATAATGGGGAAATTTTAAAACCTTGTGAAATGCCCGAGGAAAAAGTAATTCATTTTTTAAATAATTTTAAAAATATATCAAGATGA
- a CDS encoding DUF427 domain-containing protein encodes MKYKAIWNGKVLAESESTQEVEGNQYFPPQSINKEFFKTSQTQTSCPWKGKASYYSIEVDGEINKDAAWYYPDASQAAKHIENYVAFWKGVKVTEA; translated from the coding sequence ATGAAATATAAAGCTATTTGGAATGGAAAGGTTTTGGCAGAAAGCGAATCTACTCAAGAAGTGGAAGGCAACCAATACTTCCCGCCGCAAAGCATAAACAAAGAGTTTTTTAAAACCTCCCAAACCCAGACGTCTTGCCCATGGAAGGGAAAGGCTTCTTATTATTCCATTGAAGTGGATGGAGAAATAAATAAAGACGCCGCTTGGTATTATCCAGACGCATCACAAGCTGCCAAACATATAGAAAATTACGTTGCCTTTTGGAAAGGCGTAAAGGTTACCGAAGCCTAA